The following coding sequences lie in one Daphnia pulex isolate KAP4 chromosome 1, ASM2113471v1 genomic window:
- the LOC124200910 gene encoding coiled-coil domain-containing protein 134-like, which produces MAGHSNNFCYILLFCASLVSAGDKISPSDQTKTVPVTRGNINSNAVALFDRLFQLKRSEQKDAVQRIAEVKSIEKQRKLLELVITKIMEVLTHSRIKLESSGYLPESDFPQDESLRDALSSMIENTAFMGDLVLYLPDATKAFLKNNEWNTIFKWSLSICQQSVFLSTATKKMLHLVAQELNLVERESNYFNPYAEANRKKPDPLPENVEKKKVRKKISKGPSLSGSRLKNEL; this is translated from the exons ATGGCGGGGCATTCGAACAATTTTTGctacattttgttgttttgtgcaTCATTGGTAAGTGCTGGCGACAAAATAAGTCCCTCAGATCAAACGAAAACTGTTCCAGTAACTCGGGGAAATATAAATTCTAACGCGGTTGCTCTGT TTGATAGATTGTTCCAACTTAAAAGAAGTGAACAGAAAGATGCAGTTCAACGGATTGCAGAAgtcaaatcaattgaaaaacaacgCAAGCTTCTGGAACTTGTCATAACCAAAATCATGGAG GTTCTAACTCATAGTAGAATCAAGCTGGAAAGCTCTGGCTATCTTCCAGAATCTGATTTTCCTCAAGATGAATCTCTTCGTGATG CTCTGTCAAGCATGATAGAAAATACTGCATTTATGGGGGATCTTGTGCTCTATTTACCTGATGCAACAAAAGcgtttcttaaaaataatgaatggaATACCATATTCAAATGGAGTTTAAGTATTTGTCAACAGTCTGTCTTTTTGAgcactgcaacaaagaaaatgcTGCACTTG GTTGCGCAAGAATTAAATTTGGTCGAACgagaatcaaattattttaatccaTACGCAGAGGCAAATCGAAAGAAACCAGATCCTTTACCCGAAAAtgtcgaaaagaagaaagtgagaaagaaaatatctaAAGGTCCTTCTTTATCGGGATcaagattaaaaaatgaattgtga
- the LOC124199798 gene encoding acylglycerol kinase, mitochondrial-like: MKTCRKIRRLQNVIFKTRRDLNRLNFNMARIVRIFKTLRNNWKKSTVGFLLVSYGVNYGVTKFRTKEMLRLYCEEAKSYGDVPLPIGLPARQITVVLNPASNGGKGKSEFEDYCAPLLYLSGMKVSVVKTESVGEARGLMEVMDNCDAVVVAGGDGAITEAVTGLLRRNDSGLAVQRFPIGIIPVGKLNNIAKSIFKEHKDDRIKLMAEATMAIIRDFQKQVDVMKVEILENSENPTGKPVYALGELKWGAFRDVEERIGKYWLWGPLKSYAAYFFGAFKNLTWECNAQFHYTVPCEGCNNCMRNNLQDANELKFGSQVQNSRWWHAFIPRTRSVKDTKQVKDYSKVVNPECGVWHQKDFSSVEFQVLTENNVNFSPPNLPKHLEVNLGPENISGFEFVKEGWLRTKTETSQNNREKILVRQFEMIPKIEESSIAEKETTEEGKSVEVEERWYSIDNDNYEVKPIRVTVLPDAIKVFSASTSR; the protein is encoded by the exons ATGAAAAC ATGTCGAAAAATACGTCGTCTGCAGAACGTTATTTTCAAAACACGGCGAGACCTGAACCGCCTGAACTTCAACATGGCAAGGATCGTTCGCATTTTCAAAACCCTGCGAAATAATTGGAAGAAATCAACCGTTGGTTTTCTCCTCGTTTCTTATGGAGTAAACTATGGCGTCACAAAATTCAG GACTAAAGAGATGTTGAGACTTTATTGTGAGGAAGCTAAAAGCTATGGGGATGTTCCACTTCCTATAGGACTACCTGCTCGCCAAATAACTGTAGTGTTGAATCCCGCTTCAAATGGAGG GAAAGGCAAATCAGAATTTGAGGATTATTGTGCTCCATTACTTTATCTTTCTGGAATGAAG GTCAGTGTGGTCAAAACTGAATCTGTTGGAGAAGCCAGGGGATTGATGGAAGTGATGGATAACTGTGATGCAGTAGTTGTTGCTGGTGGAGATGGAGCCATAACAGAAGCTGTAACTGGATTGCTGAGAAGGAATGATAGTGGGTTAGCAGTCCAACGATTTCCTATTG GTATCATCCCTGTAGGAAAACTCAATAACATTGCAAAATCTATCTTTAAAGAACATAAAG ATGATAGAATCAAACTCATGGCTGAAGCAACTATGGCAATAATAAGAGACTTTCAAAAACAGGTAGATGTTATGAAGGTAGAAATATtggaaaattcagaaaatccTACTGGAAAACCAGTTTACGCACTTGGTGAACTGAAATGGGGAGCATTTCGAGATGTCGAGGAAAGAATTGGGAAATACTGGTTGTGGGGACCACTGAAGTCATATGCCGCCTATTTCTTTGGAGCTTTCAAAAATCTCACGTGGGAGTGCAATGCACAGTTTCACTATACCGTACCGTGTGAGGGTTGTAATAACTGTATGAGAAACAATTTGCAAGATGCAAATGAGCTGAAATTTGGTTCGCAAGTACAGAATTCTCGATGGTGGCATGCTTTTATACCACGAACTAGATCCGTCAAAG ATACAAAACAAGTCaaagattattcaaaagttGTTAATCCCGAATGTGGGGTATGGCATCAGAAGGATTTCTCATCCGTAGAGTTCCAAGTTCTAACCGAaaacaatgtaaatttcaGTCCTCCAAATCTACCGAAACATTTGGAAGTCAATCTTG GACCTGAAAATATAAGTGGATTTGAGTTCGTGAAAGAGGGTTGGTTAAGGACCAAAACAGAGACCAGTCAAAATAATCGCGAAAAGATTCTCGTACGCCAATTTGAAATGATCCctaaaattgaagaaagttCGATAGCGGAAAAGGAAACAACTGAAGAGGGAAAAAGTGTTGAAGTTGAAGAAAGGTGGTATTCGATAGACAATGACAACTACGAAGTTAAACCAATTCGAGTCACCGTTTTACCAGACGCCATTAAAGTTTTTAGCGCATCTACCAGTAGATAA
- the LOC124200689 gene encoding trypsin-1-like isoform X1 — translation MKIYLVLFLTVFTVTATAASSLARFPLSVFLDTELIRTKRDGRIIGGADAKEGEFPWMVSLQRNGFFGRSHFCAGSIADASSIITAAHCLEELHPIGVWAVAGEHRLDLVSGYEQELRAVQFVLHEEYDPDYLRNDIGIIRLNGAFVFNSYLKQVKLPRSGYFTHPDTAVTVAGWGTTKEGGNLSNVLLKTTVPVVSDEDCRLIYGAGLIVDSMLCAGYTSGGYDSCQGDSGGQLMLGDKTLVGIVSWGKGCGQPDYPGVYTEVSAYIGWINMKLSTAEASTTTQTSRN, via the exons ATGAAGATATACCTGGTGCTCTTCTTAACGGTATTTACGGTAACTGCTACAG CAGCCAGCAGTCTCGCACGGTTTCCCTTGAGTGTTTTCCTTGATACTGAACTAATAAGAACTAAACGTGATGGACGCATCATCGGTGGAGCCGATGCGAAAGAAGGAGAATTCCCCTGGATG GTTTCGTTGCAGAGAAATGGCTTTTTCGGGCGTTCTCATTTTTGTGCCGGTTCGATAGCAGATGCGAGCAGTATCATCACTGCGGCTCATTGTTTAGAAGA GCTTCATCCAATTGGAGTTTGGGCGGTTGCTGGCGAACACAGGTTAGATCTCGTTAGTGGTTATGAACAAGAGCTGAGAGCAGTCCAATTTGTTCTTCACGAAGAATATGACCCAGATTACCTGAGGAATGATATTGGAATAATTCGATTAAATGGAGCCTTCGTATTCAACTCTTACTTGAAACAAGTTAAACTTCCTAGATCCGGCTACTTTACTCATCCAGACACGGCCGTTACGGTCGCAGGTTGGGGAACCACAAAA GAAGGAGGGAATTTATCTAATGTGCTACTAAAAACGACAGTTCCTGTGGTATCCGACGAAGACTGCCGCTTAATTTATGGTGCAGGGCTAATTGTTGATTCCATGCTATGCGCTGGATATACATCCGGAGGCTATGATTCGTGTCAG GGAGATTCTGGTGGACAGCTCATGTTGGGTGACAAAACTCTTGTTGGTATTGTGTCTTGGGGTAAAGGCTGTGGTCAACCTGATTATCCCG GTGTTTACACCGAAGTTTCGGCTTATATCGGATGGATTAATATGAAATTATCAACGGCGGAAGCTtccacaacaacacaaacatctcgtaattga
- the LOC124200689 gene encoding trypsin-1-like isoform X2 — protein MKIYLVLFLTVFTVTATASSLARFPLSVFLDTELIRTKRDGRIIGGADAKEGEFPWMVSLQRNGFFGRSHFCAGSIADASSIITAAHCLEELHPIGVWAVAGEHRLDLVSGYEQELRAVQFVLHEEYDPDYLRNDIGIIRLNGAFVFNSYLKQVKLPRSGYFTHPDTAVTVAGWGTTKEGGNLSNVLLKTTVPVVSDEDCRLIYGAGLIVDSMLCAGYTSGGYDSCQGDSGGQLMLGDKTLVGIVSWGKGCGQPDYPGVYTEVSAYIGWINMKLSTAEASTTTQTSRN, from the exons ATGAAGATATACCTGGTGCTCTTCTTAACGGTATTTACGGTAACTGCTACAG CCAGCAGTCTCGCACGGTTTCCCTTGAGTGTTTTCCTTGATACTGAACTAATAAGAACTAAACGTGATGGACGCATCATCGGTGGAGCCGATGCGAAAGAAGGAGAATTCCCCTGGATG GTTTCGTTGCAGAGAAATGGCTTTTTCGGGCGTTCTCATTTTTGTGCCGGTTCGATAGCAGATGCGAGCAGTATCATCACTGCGGCTCATTGTTTAGAAGA GCTTCATCCAATTGGAGTTTGGGCGGTTGCTGGCGAACACAGGTTAGATCTCGTTAGTGGTTATGAACAAGAGCTGAGAGCAGTCCAATTTGTTCTTCACGAAGAATATGACCCAGATTACCTGAGGAATGATATTGGAATAATTCGATTAAATGGAGCCTTCGTATTCAACTCTTACTTGAAACAAGTTAAACTTCCTAGATCCGGCTACTTTACTCATCCAGACACGGCCGTTACGGTCGCAGGTTGGGGAACCACAAAA GAAGGAGGGAATTTATCTAATGTGCTACTAAAAACGACAGTTCCTGTGGTATCCGACGAAGACTGCCGCTTAATTTATGGTGCAGGGCTAATTGTTGATTCCATGCTATGCGCTGGATATACATCCGGAGGCTATGATTCGTGTCAG GGAGATTCTGGTGGACAGCTCATGTTGGGTGACAAAACTCTTGTTGGTATTGTGTCTTGGGGTAAAGGCTGTGGTCAACCTGATTATCCCG GTGTTTACACCGAAGTTTCGGCTTATATCGGATGGATTAATATGAAATTATCAACGGCGGAAGCTtccacaacaacacaaacatctcgtaattga